The Anaerolineae bacterium genome window below encodes:
- a CDS encoding ABC transporter ATP-binding protein: MSDYYFEEEEFTTEFNGKTIKRIAQQARPYWRRVVGFVLLIGIVSTNDSIFTYINKFVIDQGIIPGNLERLTQLFTIYAGLMVVQAMAVFGFIYLAGILGQRIQYDMRGMMFKHLQNLSLSYYSKTPVGWIMSRVTSDATRISELITWGLIDITWSTLNITTSLIFMFIINWRLGMIMLLIIPILIVIATVFKKRILVEYRRARKMNSKLTGVYNENITGVRVVKALTREEKNLAEFDDQASALYRAAYRAAWLSALFLPTVQITGAVGLGAIVWYGGWQIQLGQMSVGSLQAFISYLTFMLFPILELARVYAEMQNSVASAERVFSLIDAEPEIVDRPDAVNPGTIRGDIEFDHVDFYYETDKPVLSNFSLKVKQGETIALVGPTGGGKSTIVNLICRFYEPKRGLIRIGGTDYTSFTLESIQSRIGVVLQTPHLFSGTIRDNIRYGRLDATDEEIETAAKLAHAHEFIVGMEKGYDEEVGEGGGLLSTGQKQLISLARAVLAQPEIFIMDEATSSVDTLTEALIQQGMETLMAGRTSFIIAHRLSTIKKADRILVIEAGRITEMGTHAELIQAGGHYHSLYTKQFHRQAGASYEQLFEQAMASA, translated from the coding sequence ATGTCGGATTATTACTTTGAAGAAGAAGAATTCACCACTGAATTCAACGGCAAAACCATCAAACGAATAGCTCAACAGGCCCGGCCCTACTGGCGGCGAGTGGTGGGTTTTGTGCTGCTGATTGGCATAGTCTCAACAAACGACTCCATTTTTACCTATATTAACAAGTTCGTTATTGATCAGGGGATCATTCCCGGCAACCTGGAACGGCTCACCCAGCTTTTCACCATCTACGCCGGGCTGATGGTGGTGCAAGCAATGGCAGTGTTCGGTTTTATCTACCTGGCCGGTATCCTGGGACAGCGCATCCAGTATGATATGCGAGGCATGATGTTCAAACACCTGCAAAATCTATCGCTGTCATACTACAGCAAAACCCCGGTGGGGTGGATCATGTCTCGCGTTACCTCCGACGCGACCCGCATTTCCGAGTTGATTACCTGGGGCCTGATTGACATCACCTGGTCCACACTGAACATCACCACGTCCTTGATCTTCATGTTCATTATCAACTGGCGCCTGGGCATGATTATGCTCCTGATTATCCCGATCCTGATCGTCATTGCCACCGTGTTCAAAAAGAGGATTCTGGTAGAGTATCGCCGCGCCCGCAAGATGAACTCCAAGCTGACCGGCGTTTACAACGAGAACATCACCGGCGTGCGGGTAGTCAAGGCCCTGACCCGCGAAGAGAAAAACCTGGCCGAATTTGACGACCAGGCCAGCGCCCTTTACCGAGCCGCTTATCGCGCAGCCTGGCTGTCGGCCCTGTTTCTGCCCACGGTGCAAATTACCGGCGCCGTTGGTTTGGGCGCGATTGTGTGGTACGGCGGCTGGCAAATCCAACTGGGCCAGATGAGTGTGGGCAGCTTGCAAGCCTTCATCTCGTACCTCACCTTTATGCTCTTTCCTATCCTGGAATTGGCCCGGGTCTACGCCGAAATGCAAAACTCGGTGGCCTCGGCCGAGCGGGTTTTCTCCCTGATTGATGCCGAGCCGGAGATTGTGGATCGGCCCGATGCCGTTAATCCGGGTACTATCCGGGGCGATATCGAGTTTGACCATGTTGACTTCTATTATGAAACAGACAAGCCGGTGCTGAGTAATTTCAGCCTGAAAGTCAAACAGGGCGAAACCATTGCCCTGGTAGGGCCAACCGGCGGCGGCAAATCAACCATCGTCAACCTGATCTGCCGCTTCTATGAACCCAAACGGGGTTTGATTCGGATTGGCGGCACAGACTACACCTCGTTCACGCTGGAATCCATCCAGTCGCGCATTGGCGTGGTGTTGCAAACGCCGCACCTGTTCTCGGGCACCATTCGAGATAACATTCGCTATGGACGGTTGGATGCTACAGACGAAGAGATTGAAACCGCGGCCAAACTGGCCCATGCCCACGAGTTCATCGTAGGTATGGAAAAGGGTTATGATGAAGAAGTAGGTGAAGGCGGCGGCCTGCTTTCAACGGGCCAAAAACAACTCATCAGCCTGGCCCGGGCCGTGCTGGCCCAGCCGGAAATCTTCATTATGGACGAGGCCACCAGTTCCGTGGACACGCTGACCGAAGCCCTGATTCAGCAGGGCATGGAAACGCTCATGGCGGGCCGCACCAGCTTTATCATTGCCCACCGGCTGTCCACTATCAAAAAGGCCGACCGCATCCTGGTCATCGAAGCGGGCCGTATCACCGAGATGGGCACGCACGCCGAACTGATCCAGGCCGGGGGACATTACCATTCTCTCTACACCAAGCAGTTTCACCGCCAGGCCGGGGCCAGTTACGAGCAGCTCTTTGAACAAGCAATGGCGAGCGCGTAG
- a CDS encoding ABC transporter ATP-binding protein translates to MKQHPIYPPLDLKQTLSSKRLVGMWRLLAGFHWLYLGAILSLALATAARSGMYLLLQYFVDDMLIQKTVTMPFYLIALGFVGLSVFQGGFTFISGKMAARSAEGAILRLRNYLFDHLQRLSFSYHDHAQTGDLVQRCSSDVDTIRRLFAEQMIGVGRIALLFIINWATLLSLNVKLGLFSIMSMPIVLTISILFFRKIHTAYELHQEQEGLLSTTLQENLSGVRVVKAFARQKYEINKFDEVNQGQFQRGRQLLMLHAFFWPISEIISGTQMVFIFVLGAIMAINGEITIGTYMAAAGLVIWIIWPMQNMGRLIIQTSMGLVSYNRISEILTKEQEQLGQSTLKPTKPLRGAIEFRDVSFEYDGSATVLHNVSFQAEPGQTIALLGATGSGKSSLVNLLPRFYDYEGHILLDQIELRDYAKHELRQQIGIVEQEPFLFSRTIRENIAYGVNRQVTDEEVEAAARAAAIHDVIMTFPEGYNTLVGEKGVTLSGGQKQRVTIARTLLKDPRILIFDDAVSSVDTETEAHIHAALERLQKERTTFIIAHRIQTVMQADKILVLDKGRVIQQGNHQDLMTQEGIYRKIYQLQARVEQEVTKPAGQPNGKPGNGRVKELVR, encoded by the coding sequence ATGAAGCAACATCCTATTTATCCACCGCTAGATTTAAAGCAGACGTTATCGTCCAAACGCCTGGTGGGGATGTGGCGCTTACTGGCCGGTTTTCACTGGCTTTACCTGGGCGCAATACTTAGTTTGGCCCTGGCCACGGCGGCCAGAAGCGGGATGTACCTGCTGCTGCAATACTTTGTTGACGATATGCTCATCCAGAAAACCGTCACCATGCCCTTTTACCTCATTGCCCTGGGCTTTGTGGGGCTGTCGGTTTTTCAGGGCGGTTTCACCTTTATCAGCGGCAAAATGGCTGCTCGCTCGGCCGAAGGGGCAATTTTGCGGCTGCGCAATTACCTGTTTGACCACCTCCAACGCCTGAGCTTTAGTTATCACGACCACGCCCAAACCGGGGATCTGGTGCAGCGTTGCAGTTCCGACGTGGATACTATTCGCCGTCTTTTTGCGGAACAGATGATTGGCGTGGGCCGCATTGCCTTACTTTTTATCATCAATTGGGCAACCCTGTTGAGCCTGAACGTGAAGCTGGGCCTGTTCTCAATTATGTCCATGCCCATTGTCCTGACCATCTCGATCCTGTTTTTTAGAAAAATTCACACCGCTTACGAATTGCACCAGGAACAAGAAGGACTGCTCTCCACCACCCTGCAAGAAAATCTGAGCGGGGTGCGGGTGGTCAAAGCCTTTGCTCGCCAGAAATATGAGATCAATAAATTCGACGAGGTCAACCAGGGACAATTTCAACGCGGGCGGCAGTTGTTGATGCTACATGCTTTTTTCTGGCCCATTTCTGAGATCATCTCCGGCACGCAAATGGTGTTCATCTTTGTGTTGGGCGCGATCATGGCCATCAACGGTGAAATCACCATTGGCACATACATGGCGGCAGCCGGCTTGGTCATCTGGATTATCTGGCCGATGCAAAACATGGGGCGTTTGATTATCCAAACCTCAATGGGCTTGGTTTCTTACAATCGCATCAGCGAAATTCTTACTAAAGAGCAAGAACAATTGGGCCAGAGTACGCTCAAGCCGACTAAACCCTTGCGAGGCGCCATCGAATTCCGGGATGTCTCTTTTGAGTACGACGGCAGCGCCACGGTCCTGCACAACGTCTCCTTTCAGGCTGAACCGGGGCAAACCATTGCCCTATTGGGCGCAACCGGGTCCGGCAAGAGCAGCCTGGTCAATCTGCTGCCTCGTTTTTACGACTACGAGGGCCACATTCTGCTGGACCAGATTGAATTGCGCGACTACGCCAAACACGAACTGCGGCAACAAATTGGCATTGTGGAGCAAGAGCCTTTCCTCTTCTCCCGCACCATCCGTGAGAACATCGCCTACGGCGTCAATCGTCAGGTGACGGATGAGGAAGTGGAAGCAGCGGCCAGGGCGGCGGCTATTCACGATGTGATCATGACCTTCCCTGAAGGGTACAACACCCTGGTTGGGGAAAAAGGCGTTACCCTGTCCGGCGGCCAAAAGCAGCGGGTGACCATTGCCCGCACCTTGCTGAAGGACCCACGCATCCTGATCTTTGACGATGCGGTTTCCTCGGTAGACACTGAAACCGAGGCGCACATTCACGCCGCCCTGGAACGGCTGCAAAAGGAACGCACCACCTTCATCATCGCCCACCGCATCCAAACCGTGATGCAGGCCGACAAAATTCTGGTGCTGGACAAAGGCCGGGTGATTCAACAAGGCAATCACCAGGACCTTATGACCCAGGAGGGAATTTATCGCAAAATCTATCAATTGCAGGCCCGGGTGGAACAGGAAGTAACCAAACCGGCGGGCCAGCCAAACGGTAAACCGGGCAATGGGCGGGTGAAGGAGTTGGTGCGCTGA
- a CDS encoding winged helix-turn-helix transcriptional regulator, with protein sequence MMKSSENYDLQILNHIEKNPDTTQADLATQLDVAVGSVNWYIKRLINKGCIKVTQMERRRLRYLLTPKGMAEKTRLTKEFMQMSLHWYRVTRRDSRRLLDEIKKAGYDTVCLKGDGDLAEIVYLSCLEAKIRVKQEIDPAYPAFRIEDFKTVVDWPGEMLRSNDRKRSEQA encoded by the coding sequence ATGATGAAGTCGTCAGAAAATTATGATTTACAAATTCTCAATCATATTGAGAAAAATCCTGATACCACCCAGGCGGATCTGGCCACACAATTGGATGTGGCGGTGGGCAGTGTCAATTGGTATATCAAGCGGTTAATCAACAAAGGTTGCATTAAAGTAACCCAGATGGAGCGCCGCCGGCTGCGCTATTTGCTAACCCCAAAAGGGATGGCCGAAAAGACCCGTTTGACCAAAGAGTTTATGCAAATGTCGCTGCACTGGTACCGGGTGACGCGCAGGGATTCGCGGCGGCTTCTGGACGAGATCAAAAAGGCGGGGTACGATACTGTGTGCCTCAAAGGAGATGGCGACCTGGCCGAGATTGTTTATTTGAGTTGCCTGGAAGCAAAGATAAGGGTTAAGCAGGAGATTGACCCTGCCTATCCGGCGTTCAGGATAGAGGACTTTAAGACAGTGGTGGATTGGCCGGGGGAGATGTTAAGGTCAAATGATAGGAAACGAAGCGAACAAGCGTAA
- a CDS encoding NAD-dependent epimerase/dehydratase family protein, with product MIQGKRILITGGGGFVGSHLGERLAAHNQLVIYDNGHRDAVQYTDLLDAPNVTFIKGDVLDTAQLCRAMQDCQMVVHLAAIAGIDSVIKKPIITMQVNLLGTKNALDAAIQASGVTRFVDFSTSEVYGPYVYRADENGLTTQGPVGEMRWSYAVSKLAAEHLTHCYYEEYKLPVVTIRPFNVYGPRQVGEGAVHRFIMAALRRETLTIYGDGNQIRAWCYVDDFVNGVLLALEKEEAVGQVFNLGDPKQTVSILGLAEHIVRLTGSQAKIQFQEATMPDVQVRVPSIHKARQVLGYEPATGLEEGLSQTIRWYQERSKWAHV from the coding sequence GTGATCCAGGGCAAACGGATTTTGATCACAGGCGGGGGCGGTTTTGTTGGTTCGCATTTGGGTGAGCGGTTGGCTGCGCACAACCAACTTGTCATTTATGATAATGGCCATCGAGACGCCGTTCAATATACTGACTTGCTTGATGCGCCCAACGTTACCTTTATTAAAGGGGATGTTTTAGATACCGCCCAATTGTGTCGGGCGATGCAAGATTGCCAGATGGTGGTTCATCTGGCGGCCATTGCTGGCATTGATTCGGTGATCAAAAAACCTATCATCACCATGCAGGTCAATTTGCTGGGCACCAAAAATGCTTTGGATGCGGCGATTCAGGCAAGCGGAGTAACCCGCTTTGTAGATTTTTCAACCAGTGAAGTGTATGGCCCTTACGTTTATCGGGCCGACGAGAACGGCTTGACTACCCAGGGGCCGGTTGGCGAGATGCGTTGGAGTTATGCCGTGAGCAAATTGGCGGCTGAACATTTGACGCATTGTTATTATGAAGAATACAAACTGCCGGTGGTGACCATTCGCCCGTTCAATGTTTATGGCCCCCGGCAGGTTGGCGAAGGAGCGGTCCATCGTTTCATTATGGCTGCTCTACGTCGGGAGACGTTGACCATTTATGGGGATGGTAATCAAATCCGGGCCTGGTGTTATGTTGATGACTTTGTGAATGGCGTGCTGCTGGCCCTGGAAAAAGAAGAAGCCGTGGGCCAGGTATTTAACCTGGGCGATCCAAAACAGACCGTCTCGATTTTGGGACTGGCCGAACACATTGTCAGGTTGACAGGCAGCCAGGCTAAAATTCAGTTTCAAGAAGCAACTATGCCTGATGTGCAAGTGCGGGTGCCTTCTATTCACAAAGCCAGGCAAGTATTGGGTTACGAACCGGCTACCGGCTTGGAAGAGGGGTTGAGCCAGACGATTAGGTGGTATCAGGAGCGTTCAAAATGGGCACACGTTTAA
- a CDS encoding NAD(P)-dependent oxidoreductase encodes MGTRLIVPGASGFIGRNLIQAVPADWEVIACYHHSHDFPAWVEQLALSQVSAVQCDLTDQAAVGRLADQVGSDFDACVFLAANGDPAYSVDHPVEDLQANVITVLNFLSHFRVGKFIYFSSGAVYDGWQGPISPGATVSPRLPYAISNWASEHYVRAFTHQGRIGQYVNLRFFGAYGPYEPGRKIYTKLVRRFAFDRQPQFTIRGDGRNYIDAMYVADTIAGIYTILAGDKANLTLDFCSGTPLTINELVCTAARAFDLDPVKIEHIGHVPEYINFYASAEPMARLFDFKPTISLPDGLERLADFLKQSEQSDYA; translated from the coding sequence ATGGGCACACGTTTAATTGTACCCGGCGCCTCCGGATTCATTGGACGTAACTTGATTCAAGCTGTGCCTGCCGATTGGGAGGTGATTGCTTGTTATCACCACAGTCACGATTTTCCGGCGTGGGTTGAGCAATTGGCCTTGTCTCAGGTGAGCGCGGTGCAATGCGATTTGACCGACCAGGCGGCGGTCGGCAGGCTGGCCGATCAGGTTGGCTCTGATTTTGACGCCTGTGTTTTTTTAGCCGCAAATGGCGACCCGGCTTATTCTGTTGACCATCCGGTTGAGGATTTACAGGCCAACGTTATAACCGTATTGAATTTTTTGAGCCATTTCCGGGTGGGAAAATTTATTTACTTTTCATCGGGGGCCGTTTATGATGGTTGGCAGGGGCCTATCTCTCCTGGGGCCACTGTTTCGCCGCGTTTACCTTACGCCATTTCCAATTGGGCCAGCGAACATTACGTGCGGGCCTTCACTCATCAAGGCCGGATTGGGCAGTACGTGAACCTGCGTTTTTTTGGCGCTTACGGCCCTTATGAACCGGGCCGTAAAATTTACACCAAACTGGTGCGCCGTTTTGCCTTTGATCGCCAGCCTCAATTCACCATTCGCGGCGATGGCCGAAACTATATTGACGCCATGTACGTGGCCGATACAATTGCGGGTATCTATACTATTTTGGCAGGCGATAAAGCCAATCTGACCCTTGATTTTTGTAGCGGTACACCCTTGACCATCAATGAATTGGTCTGCACCGCCGCGCGAGCGTTTGACCTTGACCCGGTGAAAATTGAGCACATAGGGCACGTGCCGGAATACATCAATTTTTACGCTTCCGCCGAACCAATGGCGCGTTTGTTTGATTTTAAGCCAACCATCTCCCTGCCGGATGGCCTGGAGCGGCTAGCCGATTTTTTGAAGCAAAGTGAGCAAAGTGACTATGCCTGA
- a CDS encoding FAD-dependent oxidoreductase, whose amino-acid sequence MSKVTMPDPVVVIGAGPAGMSAAWQLARRGAPVVVLERDSVVGGLAKTVSHWEGFCYDYGPHTFHIRETETSRWIVTEIKSLLGRQYTVLGRGTRLFLQGKYLAYPPKFQEVLRKVRVGLGFRIVWDYLYASIRYALHPPQQEDSFEDWGVRNLGRTLYDTFFGIYSEKVWGIPMSQVSSRQAQRVAKLNLKNIILRMFKVKADPDTYFVEYLYPHGGIGTLYRRMAEETKARGGVIHLKATATRIETDEQRIRAVVYEQDGQKHTVFCNHLVSTLPLTELTAMMTPALPPTILAGASGLHYRSLILIFLRVNRSWLTDYHWCYLIEPQFACNRFSEQKNVSPDLLPEQWTVLCVEAGCEYGDDRWQMADESLAGLAIQDMVAMGILKAGEVEGHAVVRIRHAYPIYKLGFEQKLHDLLEHLHQFDNFYTIGRHGLYMNNSMDENVEMGMRVAEHIAQAESRGVWWQNVLKWTQLEDYGR is encoded by the coding sequence GTGAGCAAAGTGACTATGCCTGACCCGGTGGTGGTGATTGGGGCCGGGCCGGCGGGGATGTCGGCGGCCTGGCAATTGGCCCGGCGAGGCGCGCCGGTGGTGGTGCTTGAGCGTGATAGCGTGGTGGGTGGCCTGGCTAAAACCGTTTCTCATTGGGAGGGATTTTGTTACGATTATGGCCCCCATACGTTTCACATCCGCGAAACAGAAACAAGCCGGTGGATTGTGACTGAGATAAAAAGCTTACTTGGCCGTCAGTACACGGTGCTGGGCCGTGGCACGCGGCTTTTTTTGCAGGGTAAGTATTTAGCCTATCCGCCCAAATTCCAGGAGGTATTACGTAAGGTCAGAGTGGGGTTGGGGTTTCGGATTGTATGGGACTACTTGTATGCCTCGATTCGATACGCCCTACATCCTCCGCAACAAGAGGACTCGTTTGAGGATTGGGGGGTGCGAAACCTGGGCCGCACCCTTTATGATACCTTTTTTGGCATTTACTCCGAGAAAGTTTGGGGCATCCCGATGTCCCAGGTTTCTTCACGCCAGGCTCAGCGCGTGGCCAAGTTGAATCTGAAGAACATCATCCTGCGCATGTTCAAAGTCAAGGCCGACCCGGATACCTATTTTGTGGAGTATCTTTATCCGCATGGGGGCATTGGCACCTTGTACCGGCGGATGGCCGAGGAAACAAAGGCGCGTGGCGGCGTTATTCATTTAAAGGCCACGGCCACGCGCATTGAGACTGATGAGCAACGGATAAGGGCAGTGGTTTATGAACAAGACGGCCAGAAACATACCGTGTTTTGTAACCATCTGGTTTCAACCTTGCCCCTCACCGAGTTAACGGCAATGATGACGCCCGCCTTGCCGCCAACAATCTTGGCCGGAGCGTCTGGCTTACACTATCGTAGTCTCATCCTGATTTTTTTGAGGGTTAACCGTTCCTGGCTCACCGATTATCACTGGTGTTATTTGATTGAGCCGCAGTTTGCCTGCAATCGTTTTTCGGAGCAGAAGAACGTTAGCCCGGATCTGTTGCCGGAACAATGGACAGTTTTGTGTGTTGAGGCCGGTTGTGAATATGGGGATGATCGCTGGCAAATGGCCGACGAGTCCCTGGCCGGCTTGGCGATCCAAGATATGGTAGCAATGGGTATCCTTAAGGCCGGGGAAGTGGAGGGACATGCCGTTGTGCGAATCCGGCATGCCTATCCAATTTATAAATTAGGCTTTGAGCAAAAACTACACGATTTGTTGGAACATCTACATCAATTTGATAATTTTTACACAATTGGCCGGCATGGGTTGTATATGAATAACAGCATGGACGAGAATGTGGAGATGGGCATGCGGGTGGCTGAACATATTGCCCAGGCTGAATCAAGAGGGGTTTGGTGGCAAAATGTGTTAAAGTGGACCCAGTTAGAGGATTATGGAAGATAG
- a CDS encoding methyltransferase domain-containing protein, whose protein sequence is MNSERDLHERVAQTESHEAQLQGIVGWFYNFYRQATFEFLARLPQARALEIGCGEGTLLRGLDIEVIQLDISVHRLNKARNENARLLCADGLELPFVEASFEGVLLIAVLEHVSQPERMVSEVSRILKPGGEVAILVPNDVWMSLGRLILFKWPPRYPDHLSWISPRRIRRMAGKDFKVSAAYALPLRQLPFALNMYYWVTLKKYE, encoded by the coding sequence ATGAACAGTGAACGTGACCTGCACGAACGGGTGGCTCAAACAGAAAGCCACGAGGCGCAACTTCAGGGAATTGTTGGTTGGTTTTACAATTTCTACCGCCAGGCTACCTTTGAATTCCTGGCCCGCTTACCCCAGGCTCGGGCGCTTGAGATAGGCTGCGGCGAAGGCACTTTACTGCGCGGGTTGGATATTGAAGTTATCCAACTGGATATCTCGGTACATCGTTTAAATAAGGCGCGTAATGAAAATGCTCGTTTGCTTTGCGCCGATGGGCTGGAATTGCCGTTTGTTGAGGCCAGCTTTGAGGGGGTTTTATTGATTGCGGTGCTCGAACACGTTAGCCAACCGGAGCGGATGGTGTCCGAAGTGAGTCGTATCCTCAAACCCGGCGGTGAGGTGGCCATCTTGGTGCCCAATGATGTGTGGATGAGTTTGGGGCGCTTAATTCTATTCAAGTGGCCGCCGCGTTATCCAGATCACCTTTCTTGGATTTCGCCCCGACGTATCCGGCGCATGGCCGGAAAGGATTTTAAGGTATCTGCCGCGTATGCGCTGCCATTGAGGCAATTGCCGTTTGCCTTGAATATGTATTACTGGGTTACTTTGAAAAAATATGAATAA
- a CDS encoding glycosyltransferase family 39 protein — protein MNKKYLAWVKTEYIVLFGLITASLVLNITGIRWGLPNENHFVSYQGDEQAFLNMLRGMNPAQLDFHPGNFRLGGGVPYTLAAGIMLAKIGGWIEVTSSSEYYYDHIEEWARFYLIGRFISVAAVALSVGVMYLILRELYSQKPIWLALFGAALVAVMPGMVINAHFLSYNAPVVFWIGLSFYFLLRVLRTGQWRDYVLAGLAIGIGIAFRYTAGLLIPYLFLAHVLKSSRARWGRAQLLQLGAGYGAMAVGFSLLMPYALLDFFAFIQEAWWAMRYASPLGKPLAERMYNLWLGGFMPLALSWSTYLLAMIGLGWMLFKRGKGKGEILILAWLIPSLLVAMNANTPVVGRILPIVYMLVVPAVGVVGMFWVQHGQIPLLKKVGIGLLTLVLLVSLGSSVKADAFFLTDTVRADASAWILENIPRESTIGLIYDQPYWDSPDILNQLYHHPERTEKLYTLRVYEEEGDNFYQNPSEYLVVSQRQYRAQPNARDLLAQYEVVAEFMPVVDVGRTSLWYFVQTAVEIRIFKWAGSAGRDVLLEEMTKGWY, from the coding sequence ATGAATAAAAAGTATTTAGCCTGGGTTAAAACGGAATATATTGTTCTTTTTGGGCTGATAACGGCTTCGTTAGTTTTGAATATAACGGGCATTCGGTGGGGCTTACCCAATGAGAATCATTTTGTTTCTTATCAGGGGGATGAACAGGCCTTTCTTAACATGCTGCGGGGAATGAATCCGGCCCAATTGGATTTTCATCCAGGTAATTTTCGTTTAGGCGGCGGCGTGCCCTACACTCTGGCCGCAGGCATTATGTTGGCCAAAATAGGGGGATGGATAGAGGTTACCTCGTCTAGCGAGTATTATTATGACCATATTGAAGAATGGGCCAGGTTTTATTTGATTGGCCGGTTCATTTCGGTGGCGGCGGTTGCTTTAAGCGTAGGAGTCATGTATCTCATTTTACGGGAGTTATATTCTCAAAAACCAATCTGGCTGGCCCTGTTTGGCGCGGCCCTGGTAGCCGTGATGCCGGGGATGGTCATTAATGCCCATTTCCTATCATATAATGCCCCCGTTGTTTTTTGGATAGGGTTGTCATTTTACTTTTTGCTGCGAGTATTGAGAACCGGACAATGGCGTGATTACGTTTTGGCCGGATTAGCCATTGGTATTGGCATAGCCTTTCGTTACACCGCCGGCCTTTTAATACCCTATCTTTTTTTGGCTCACGTGCTCAAAAGCAGCCGCGCGAGATGGGGTCGTGCTCAATTGTTGCAGTTGGGAGCAGGATATGGGGCTATGGCCGTCGGTTTTTCCCTCTTGATGCCGTATGCCTTGCTGGATTTTTTCGCCTTTATCCAGGAAGCATGGTGGGCGATGCGTTATGCCTCTCCTTTGGGCAAACCGTTAGCGGAGCGAATGTATAATTTGTGGTTGGGAGGTTTTATGCCCCTGGCTCTGAGCTGGAGCACGTACCTGCTGGCTATGATTGGCCTTGGCTGGATGTTGTTCAAGCGGGGCAAAGGTAAAGGTGAGATATTGATTCTCGCCTGGCTGATTCCCTCGCTGTTGGTGGCGATGAATGCCAATACCCCGGTGGTGGGACGTATTTTGCCGATTGTTTATATGTTGGTGGTGCCGGCGGTGGGAGTCGTGGGTATGTTCTGGGTTCAACATGGTCAGATACCCCTGCTGAAAAAAGTAGGGATAGGTTTGTTAACGTTAGTTTTACTGGTTTCTTTAGGGAGTAGCGTTAAAGCCGATGCCTTTTTTCTGACCGATACGGTTCGCGCTGATGCGTCCGCGTGGATTTTAGAAAATATTCCCAGGGAATCAACCATTGGCTTGATCTACGATCAACCTTACTGGGATAGCCCCGATATTTTGAACCAGCTTTACCATCATCCTGAAAGAACAGAAAAATTATATACCTTAAGGGTCTATGAGGAAGAAGGGGATAACTTTTACCAAAATCCGTCTGAGTATTTGGTCGTCAGCCAGCGGCAGTATCGGGCGCAGCCTAATGCCAGAGATTTGTTGGCGCAGTATGAAGTAGTGGCCGAGTTCATGCCTGTGGTTGATGTAGGGCGAACATCGTTGTGGTATTTTGTTCAGACTGCTGTGGAGATACGTATTTTTAAATGGGCAGGTTCGGCGGGCAGGGACGTGCTCTTAGAGGAGATGACCAAGGGCTGGTACTAA